From one Clostridia bacterium genomic stretch:
- a CDS encoding S-layer homology domain-containing protein: MKKLVCLLLAIVLLFTGIVLAKDLKPEEIPPVSETDIEVTVLSSLGILKGTDKGFELERPVTRAEAVAFILRMLPEPPYAVGAKPVFPDLDGHWASKDVARGVLHGFIHGNADGTFSPERQVTAQEFAKMWLCAIGYTDVLPETAYEKGIECEWLQNNFTKSIVKNNLPLSRGDTVRLLYQGLLCITADGKMVKTALIEAGIFDEADFSGMTCGLPLPSASGSVTFADDLNAMMPENENYIFSPYSIHTAFSMLTNGTAGQTEQELKQALHIENDQFNQVAKNLSDTYTKEELLQIETANSLWLNQSNAEGADFLPAFTTLTQSYYGATTEKVNNQNAVQKINDWVSEKTHGKIQSITDNPDFMAALLNAVYFMGKWQTPFPVTSEKPFYSRSGETQTAEFMHTTRYFDYAQQDGITLVELPYRADNLDVSMFVMMADEKIQNPCAVVANSMPKSTRIALSMPKFEVDFSANLVGMMNQLGVKTVFTNQADLSKMLNHPEAQLTGAVHKAYIKVDEQGTEAAAVTGLMVGATSAPMEDPIPVIFDKPFTYVIMDKTNLQPLFVGEISSMQ, from the coding sequence ATGAAGAAATTGGTATGTTTACTGCTGGCTATAGTATTGCTTTTTACGGGCATTGTACTGGCAAAGGATTTAAAGCCCGAAGAAATTCCGCCTGTTTCCGAAACAGATATCGAAGTGACGGTGCTTTCTTCTCTTGGCATTTTAAAAGGTACGGACAAGGGTTTTGAATTAGAACGCCCCGTCACCCGTGCCGAGGCGGTGGCATTTATACTGCGCATGCTTCCCGAGCCGCCTTATGCCGTAGGTGCTAAACCCGTTTTCCCGGATTTGGACGGACATTGGGCAAGCAAGGATGTGGCGCGCGGTGTACTGCACGGCTTTATACACGGCAACGCAGACGGCACCTTTTCGCCCGAGCGTCAGGTAACCGCGCAGGAGTTTGCCAAAATGTGGCTTTGCGCCATCGGCTACACCGATGTTCTTCCCGAAACCGCTTACGAAAAGGGCATAGAATGTGAATGGTTACAAAACAACTTCACCAAAAGCATTGTAAAAAACAATCTGCCTCTTTCAAGAGGTGACACGGTACGTCTTTTGTATCAGGGCTTGCTTTGCATAACGGCAGACGGCAAAATGGTCAAAACTGCATTAATCGAAGCCGGTATCTTCGATGAAGCAGATTTTTCCGGTATGACCTGCGGATTGCCGTTGCCAAGTGCATCGGGCAGTGTTACCTTTGCAGATGATTTAAATGCCATGATGCCTGAAAATGAAAATTACATTTTCTCGCCCTACTCCATTCACACCGCTTTTTCCATGCTGACAAACGGCACAGCGGGACAAACCGAGCAGGAATTAAAGCAGGCGTTACACATTGAAAATGACCAATTCAATCAGGTTGCAAAGAATCTTTCGGATACGTATACAAAAGAAGAGCTTTTGCAGATTGAAACCGCAAACAGCTTGTGGTTAAACCAATCCAATGCAGAGGGTGCTGACTTTCTGCCTGCCTTTACTACGCTTACACAATCGTATTACGGTGCAACCACCGAAAAGGTAAACAACCAAAACGCGGTGCAAAAAATCAACGATTGGGTCAGCGAAAAGACCCACGGCAAAATTCAAAGCATCACAGACAATCCTGATTTTATGGCGGCACTTTTAAATGCGGTCTATTTTATGGGCAAGTGGCAGACGCCCTTCCCGGTTACGAGTGAGAAACCCTTTTATTCCCGCTCAGGCGAAACGCAAACAGCGGAATTTATGCACACCACCCGTTATTTCGACTATGCACAGCAGGATGGCATCACTTTGGTGGAGCTTCCCTACCGCGCGGATAATTTAGACGTGAGTATGTTTGTTATGATGGCAGACGAAAAAATCCAGAACCCTTGTGCGGTTGTGGCAAACAGTATGCCTAAATCCACACGCATTGCGCTGTCCATGCCCAAATTTGAAGTGGATTTTTCCGCAAACTTAGTGGGTATGATGAATCAATTAGGTGTTAAAACCGTCTTTACAAATCAGGCGGATTTGTCCAAAATGTTAAACCACCCCGAAGCACAGCTGACGGGCGCGGTACACAAGGCGTACATTAAAGTAGATGAACAAGGCACCGAGGCGGCAGCTGTAACGGGACTTATGGTCGGTGCGACCAGCGCACCGATGGAAGACCCCATTCCGGTCATCTTTGACAAGCCGTTCACCTATGTGATTATGGACAAAACCAATCTGCAACCCCTGTTTGTGGGCGAAATTTCAAGTATGCAATAA
- a CDS encoding DUF4886 domain-containing protein, giving the protein MQILSIGNSFSQDATRYLHQIAKADGVDLTTVNLFIGGCSLYTHFKNMKGDLKAYRLEFNGENTEFMVSIKEALLSREWDVVTLQQASHFSYQPDTYNPYITELKNYIQEYCPKAKIYIHQTWGYETGSERLTNRGYTTYADMFKDVEKAYNLAFETIHADGMLKSGALLKALLENGAETVHRDTFHASLGLGRYAIALLWYKTLTGNSVLSNTFCDFDVPVSEQEIQLAKTCVENL; this is encoded by the coding sequence ATGCAAATTTTATCCATCGGTAACAGCTTTTCCCAGGATGCAACCCGCTATTTACATCAAATCGCTAAGGCGGACGGTGTGGATTTAACCACCGTAAACCTTTTCATCGGTGGTTGCAGTCTGTACACACATTTTAAAAACATGAAAGGGGACCTTAAGGCGTACCGCCTTGAATTCAACGGCGAAAACACAGAATTTATGGTTTCGATTAAAGAAGCACTTTTAAGCCGTGAATGGGATGTGGTAACGTTGCAGCAGGCAAGCCATTTTTCTTATCAGCCCGACACCTACAACCCTTATATCACAGAGCTTAAAAACTACATTCAGGAATACTGTCCCAAAGCAAAAATCTACATTCACCAGACCTGGGGCTATGAAACGGGTAGCGAAAGACTTACAAACAGAGGATATACCACCTATGCCGACATGTTTAAGGATGTGGAAAAGGCGTATAATCTTGCCTTTGAAACCATTCATGCTGACGGTATGCTCAAATCGGGTGCTCTTTTAAAAGCCTTGCTGGAAAACGGTGCGGAAACGGTACATCGCGACACCTTCCATGCTTCCTTAGGCTTGGGCAGATACGCCATCGCTCTTTTGTGGTACAAGACTTTAACTGGCAATTCTGTTTTAAGCAACACCTTCTGTGATTTTGACGTGCCTGTTTCGGAGCAGGAAATACAGCTTGCAAAAACCTGTGTTGAAAACCTTTAA